The genomic window TTTCCTGGCATAatgaaagttctttgaaggcagagacaggttaatgtctttgtatccccagtatgtAGTACaggataggtgcttaataaatgtttgttgaatgattaaTTCTCTGATACTATCATTAATCTCAAGAATTCCAGGGCAGGGAATAGAAAGATTTCTAGATATAGAACTAAATTGGGGTTCAAATATCAACTCTTCTAATTATGTGTGCTTAGGgaaatcccttcccttctttaaatctcagttttctcatctgtaaaatggaaaaaaaaaaaaaaagatcttttaagGACTTTTCCAGTTCTAGATACCAAACTGATAGTTCATTCAGACTTTGGAAATCACCCTGAGCCAAGCAGGCAGGTGTAGTAGCCAAGCCTCTGTAGCCTGGGGCCACTTCTCCCTAGGGCCTGGCAATCTCTCTATCAGACTGGTTTTGTCAGGGGCTTCTAGTTATTGAAAGCGATCTCTCAATAAAATTCCCAAATGTAATACTGGTGTGTAAATGGGTGTTTGAGGATCTCATGGGTAACAGTGATGTGATAAGAAGCCGGAGATTCCATCCCTCAGGTAGTTTCCCCTGCCTCCTTCGGTTTGTTTGTGGTCAACATTAATCATTTCCTCTAACTGCATATAAGAGCTTCTCAGCCCCTGATCAGCCCAGTTCAGAGCTGAAGCTTGAAACGAAAAACTACAATGCAAAAGTTCTTCCACCTTCTGCTCTTCTCTGCTTTGATCCCTTCTGCCAGCTTGGCGCCCACCACCCCAAAGTCAAGGGAACCTGACCTGGAGACTCTCATTGCTCAAACTCTGGAATTATCACGTAATATCACTACAGAGCCAGGAAAGGTAAGTGACTCACAGGTGACTTGGCTTCAACCTTTGCTCTGCAGAAGTTAATCTGCCCGTTTCTTCAAATGTGAGCTAAtcatctgctttctcttcttcagGATAGAGAGGTGAAGATTGTTTCAGAGGAATTCAACAGGCAGGTAAGATGCACTCCGCTACACCTATCTATACATCTGCCTTTCTAAAGGAAATTATTTAAAGGATTCTTGTCCCAGCCCTCTGCAGTCAGATCAGTTACCATTTAAGATAAGATGTAGCAGGCAGCTAGTGTGTAGCTGGCTTGTAACTTACATGACTCACCAGCATTAGTATTTCTGTTTATTTGAAGGGTTTTGAACACTataccttccttcttcccctgctCCCTCCTTTGCTACTGCCCCAAGGGGGATTATTAGAGCCAAAAGTTAAGTGCCAAAACCAGAAACTATTTTATGTGCCAGCGACCCTAGGTCTCTACTACAGCTTGATTACTCTCAGTCATAGTTTCTCAGATATCACAGTCAAAGAGGACAAATGACAGCAGGGGAAGGAGGAACCAGACAGTGGCTCCCACAGTCTCCTGAAAGAGTCCGTGTTTCTCAAGACCAACAATCTCTGAGCTCCTCCTTCAGTCTCCTAGCATAGGTCCTTGTTAACACAGGGTCCCCTCTCCTAGAAAAATGAGCATTGGTTTTGGAACCAGAAATCCAATTGGCTTTGTTATTGGGCAAGTCTGCTTGGTGTCTCACTTTTCTTAGTCATAAAATAGTTTCTTTTGCAAATAATAATAGTCCCCAGTGGGATAGTACTTAAAATTTCATAGAGCATTTGCCAAATAATCCTGTGAGATGGAAAgtgtagatattattatccctgtttataggtgaggaaactgaggttcacagaggataagtgacttgctcaggatcatatagctatGATACATCAGAGCTGAGGGTAGAATAGGGATATTGTAAGGATTAGATGAGATCATTGCTGAATAGAACTTTGTGTACTATTTAATGCCTCATTAAGCTATCATTCTTATGCTGAGGTTAGAACTTGGGGGACAGAACTCCTAATTTTCCATCTCAGAGTCTTTTCCCCCAGGTCCCAGAGATATCGAACTATAGTTAGCTGGCAGCTCACAACAGAAAACTGAGTTATAAAAGGCAGTGGGATGTAGCAGCTAAAGCATTgaattagagtcagaaaaacctggatttgaatccttcctcagataattactagctatgtgaccttgggttagtcatttaatatctcttggcaccagtttcctcatctataaaatgagaaatgacctctaaggtcttatTCTACCCTAAATCTATGAATGCTCCTCTAACAATGAGTAGCCAGGAAAATCACATTAATTCCAGGTGATTGTTCTATGCTTTTTCCATGCTTGGGTTATGCTGCGGCATCATATCCTTGAGCATCAAGGGCGGCAGCTCACATCAGTTCTGTGGGCACACATATTTGACTAGACCGCTGACTGTGGGAGAAAAAAGCATGGTTGGCATAATGACTGGATAGGTGTGATATCCAGAACATGGGAGCAGCTAGGCAATGATCTCTGTTGGGTCTCATGAACAACATGCACTTACCATCTCCTTCCCAGAATCTCCTAGAATAATCTGGGATGTGGGCAAACCTGGTGAGAACATGGGAACTTTCTAAATGCTTTGGAGAATTCAGTACTACTATTGAAAACAAGTTAATGTGCAGAAAGTGTCAGAGAAGAACAAGTCATTGTAGAGTGTGCTGTGGTGGTCTCAGACTTTGACAATTTATATGTCTCACTTTGTAATACAAAGAACACAGGATGTGAAGTAAGATTTTAGATCAAATCAGGATCTGCTACTTTAATctcatgtgaccctaggcaagttaattaattggtttccattttcttatctgtaaaatgaaggggtgtgAATAGTTGTGAAAGGTCTCCTCCAACTCTAAGTCCTATGATCTTAGAAGCTCTACTGCTACAGGAATCCCTCATGCTATAATTGGAAAGAACTCAGCCCCAACCTCTGTGGATCTGTTGTAGTGACAAAACATAACAATTTTAGCTTGGAGTTGGGCTACGATCCCATTGACTCAGACACACTTACTCAACAAACTGACTTTTCTTTCAGGAGCCCAAATGCATACAGACACATATAAAGACTTTTTCTGATGGTTTACATGCAAGTGATCAAGCAATCAAGAAAAACCTAGAGGAGATTGCTACCCGCTTCAATGCATCTTCATGTCCCTCACTCGATGTAAGTTTTCTCTGTTACAGAATGTTCTCTGTTTTAATGATGTGATGTGGAAATGGTCAGGTTTGCTTTTCATTGCTACCAAATCCTTGTATAGACCAGGAAAGATCACATTTGAGAGCAGGTTAAAGCAACAAGGAGATATGTATCTATGTAGAAACACACATTTTAAGTATATACATGCATTGTATAAATAATTTACACAATATATACGTTTCTATAATTATACTTTTGCATATTTCAAGTATAAAcacccatatatgtgtatgtatgttttaagAACAAATTATTTCCatggtgtatgtatatattaaaatatgtaaCAGCAGAGTATATTGAAAGTTAGActtaaaatcaggaaaatctaGATTCAGAAcctacctctgacactagctgtgtgacacggacaagtcacttcatttttcttactcAATCTCAGATTCCTTCCAGTCTCTTCATGTAAAACTGGGGTCCCCAGGGGTCCCCGACTCCCAGAGCTGATGTGAGACTCAGTGGTGATAATGTCAAGATGTCGAGCACATGATTTCCTTACAGAGTTCTATCTACATATGTGTTAGTGCTGCATGAATTTgtgtattttacatacatatggtATATATAATACATCTAACTTACGTGTACACATACACAAGTATATgttaatatgcatttatatataaacatatgcatttatatattctcattttagaaatgactcAATGATTTTTATATAACAAAGGTATAAAAGTAAACCTATTTCTGATACTTAGAAGAAAAAGCTTAGTGTTTTTCAATAGCTATAAAATTCATCACTGGTTGACTTATTAAGGTCGTAGACCACAGTGGAGACATAGTAGGTCTGACAGCAAGACAGGATTACCTaatccccccattttatagatgagaaactgagacttagagaagtGAGGTGACCAAAGCCACAGAACAAGTCAAATGTCAGATCAGGGAGTGGAATCCATATCTCTTGAGTTGCAGTCCAGGGTGTGTTCCACTAAGGTTACATGATAAACTACTTTAGGTGTCCTGTACGTCTAGATCCTGTAATATTAACTCTTACAGGAAAGGAGGTTGCCAACATCCTGATTGAGCTTTAAAAACATATAGCCAACTCTCAGTTATTCACCTTAATGATTTCAGGGCCATAAGGCAGGTAGATATTCAAATAGCAGATTACCTGTatctatttggcttttaatttGGACTTTTGAACGTGGGTGTGTCTGGTGTTCTTGGAATTCACAATGCTACACACCAAAAAAATGAAGTCACACCTGAGAACTGGGAAGTTGTCCAATTTGCCTGTTTAGAACCTGTCCTTAATCCCTTCTTCTGGTTTGAGAGAGATGCATCACCTCCCCCAAGCTAATACAAAATGCCAGCCTAAACAGAGGCAGTCCTGAATGAAATAGTTAAACATTTTGGTCTAAAATGTCTCCTGTACTGTATGTACAgtagaagaatgaagaaaacatagTAGACTAAATTACCCTAGAACTCTATCAACTGTTATGTTAAGCATCAGGGATTTGCCTCTAAATTAACTGTGTCTTAGGGGCTGACTATTCTggacactcacacacacacgcacacacacaccaccaccaccaccaccaccaccatcaccaccaccaccaccaacaacaacccAGCAGGCTGTTTAGTTTGTACATAGATCCAGAGCTTCCCATCATATTGATAGCAACTCCCTATTCCTAGGTCCCTTTAGTTCCTTCTCCACAGCAGTTCCTCATGCTTTCTGTCCCAGAAACATGTTGGCAATCATAAAGTAGCCAGAGGGAAATTCCTCTCTCTATTTCTATTCAATGTAATTCAAACATTCCAGAGCTTAGattaaaacagtccctgccctcacagatTCACCTGGGAATAAAAAACAAACTTAGATAACTATCATAGCTCCTCTTATATGATAAGAGCTTTCGAGGAAAGGTTCAAGCAAGCACTCCTAGAGGGGAAGGTCCTTTAATGAAGAGGGAAGACTTTATGGAGGAAGTACCTAAGAAATGGCTTGAGCACAAGTCAAGAGGCAAAGGCTTGGATCAACATGATTCTAAAAATAACACTGGCCCAGCAAGGCTAGAGGAGTGAAAGAAgccctggacttgaagtcagaaggggTAGGTTCAAGCCTCAATTCTAGCATTCACTAGTCATatatccttgggcaagtcactttgcccccttcccagtctcaatttctttctctgtaaaagggGGATCATAGACTTAATAAAATCTCCCTCCTAGAATTGTTGAAGAAAAGGGGCTCAATGTACTGAAGAACAGTTTGTATTTAAAatgagtttgaatttgaattattttaaaattatttcaaattagGCTTAGTCACTCATAACTTGACCCAGGAAAGACGAAATTTCTTCTCAGAAATAATAGCCCCATCCCAATCCTAACCCCTTacaaagcaagagataaaaatagaagataagatgAGCAATGTTTCTACTTAATAACATTAAAAGCTaattagaattattatttttttaaaggaaacttcCTGCAGGTTGCATATAACTCACCACACAGAACTGAAAACTCAATTAATTCAGTTTTTGGAAGAGATCCCTTCTGACTGCCAGAACCTGAAACCTTCATCATCTGCTGAGAGCTGACCTGCACCAAAGCCTTCACTGCCCAGAGCCTGCCTCCTTTGCCCCCTCCACCCCTGCCAGGGAAACAGAGCCCAGGCAAAGGGCTCTGAGTTTTTCTATCTTGCAAGAGACTGGGGTACTAGCTTCAATTCCACAGGATCTCCCAGCTGCAAAGGGCTCCTAGGGTCCTAAATGGGGTCAGGTTCTGTTATGTTTACATGGACTTCTACATAAACTTTGGAAGACAGATTTTCCTACATTGGAGAGaatagggggtgggggtgggagggtctCTTTTACACTGGAAAGAgtaatatatatatctatatataatatgtatttatttatttatttattaagccttAATATTGTATTTATACAAGATGTTCTACCTAATATATAGATGATAAATATTGTATTTTTGTTCATGGCCTTTTCTTTATGAGTTTGGAGAAAAAGGTATGTTTTTTGCTTGAGAAGCATCTTTCTGTCAATCAATGTATATTTATAAGGtggtaaatgaataaattattacTCCAAAAAATCTTATTCTACTACTTCATGATGGCCTAGAGACAATTCTGAGATCtcagtcaaccaatcaataagtatttattaagtatctactgtaaAATAGGCTCAAGAGCTaccaatacaaagaatgaaactctttctcctttcaagaaatttatatttcaatGGGAGACAAGTACCCTTAAGCTCTGGCAGTTTCCAGTATGATGAAAAGTATAGCCCTAACAACAGACTACTAGAATAGTCAAGTACAAAATGACTTATCACCAGTAGCCTGATGTGCTTCACTATTATCCACTTGATGTCAAAATAACCCAAGGAAGACACTCAGGACTTTAGATGGCCCCCTTTAGCAAATTTATGGGAGGACACGAGCTAGAGTCACTGGGATGGACAAGCATGAATGGGTCAATTGATGCAATGGGCATCACGGGGGAGAAAACTCACATGAATGAAACTCAGGCAGTTAGATGCCACAATGGACACACGgactgacttggagtcaggaagagctaagtttgaacccagcctcagacaattgctagctgtgtgacccttggcaaacaTCACAATCTCTATttgtctcatctgcaaaatggaaataatatagTGGCATTTGCCATGTAGAgttatcatgagaataaaatgagatgtttattatttgcaaaccttaaaggattatataaatgttagctatattaTTGTGACTGAGGTAATATATTTCTTACAGCATTGTAATGGATAAAGAAGACTCAATCCTTGCTCTCAGGAAGCTGATAAAAAGCCTGATAGGAGCTACGAGAACAGTCTGTCCTCCGTTTTCCCTTATACTTGTCAGATGCAGGGAATTTTCTGCAATATCTCTCCAAAATATCTTTACTTGCTCAAAAAGGGACTTCAGAATCCCTTGTTGGGGAATCTTCCTCTCAAAACCCATCAATGAAAATCctggaagacaaagaaaaaaaactatccCTGATTTCCGTTCCACTGCTTAGTCTGGTCTATGTCCAAGAACAAGTGTGTGATCCTACAAAATTTAATACAGATCAACTTTTCCTCAGCTCCTCTCTCCAGAAGTGAAGTAAGGAAGGAAATATGCTGTCTAGGATTCCCCTGCACAGTCAGGCCTACTGTACATTTTTGTGCAATGACATAATGTGGGGCCACCTCCCAGAGGCACAGATGAAGCAGTAGTCAGTTGTggatttttctcctctcccattaCCAAAGGAGGCTGAGAGAATCCCCTTCCATGAAGGAGGTAATTAAATAAACAGTCTGGTACTATGGAAAGAACTCTATGCTAGGAACCACAAGACTTGGGCATGAGCCCATGCTTGGATGCTAACCTGTTGGAAGGCAAATCACTCACTGCCATTTTAGAGGTGTGGATGGTGCAGCCTTAAAGGGTTAACAGAATCAATGTGTCTACTTCTTAAAGTTATTATGAggatagaataaaaataacatcAATTTTTTATAAGACTTTATTATTTTCAATGCACTTTCAGGTTCATTCTCTTATTTGTTCCTTACAACAAATGGCAGGGAAAATGGCAGGGAGGGCAAGGGCTATTTGTTTCATTTATCAGGTCTTTGAGGAGGTAACCTGACCCAGTGAACCTCTCATATCTCAGTGGTCCTACATTAGCCTTCTTTatctaaaaacaaaaactcctgCTGGGTCCAAGGAGCTGGAACACTATatctgctctctatccactaaggATCCACTTTGCTCTGGGGTCAGGCACACTGCTCAGATGAGAATCAATTCTTGAGGGGTCCTGCCCTCTACTGTGAGGAGTTTGGCTGCCATTCTTCATGTTCTTCAGCTTGGTACACTTCTACTCTGGTACACCTGAGAAGATTTACTACAATAAcatatagtagtagtagttataTGTAGTAGGTTTTGGTTGTTGTTTAGGGTATCCTCAAATGGGGAATTATAATTtcctacacatatacacacatacatacacaagtgTGCATGAACACTACTCCCcaataaataaacaaaggaaCAAATGCAAATGATCAacagccatatttttaaaaaatcattccaaATCACCATTTTGATGTTTAActaagttctaagtgctccacctGCTTTCTGTGCCTTCATAgcttgttggaacaaattgttcacatccGCCCATTCCACTGGGAGAAGTCTGGAAGCTAATGTGATCCCTGTCAGCTGGGAAATGACTGCACAAACTAGGATATATGAATGAAATTGAATATTATTGTACAGTAAAAGTGACAAAATGGACAGCTTCAAAAAAACCTcagaagagttatatgaactgatgcagaatgaagggcacaaaaccaaaagaacttaGCAACAACACTGGAAaagcaaataactttgaaagacttaaatacCATGATCAATGTTATACTAACCATGATCCATGATCCATGGTAACAGTGATGAGATATGCTACCCATATGCAGGGATTATTTGCTGCCAAAATTGCATAGGGAGATAATGAATCAGGATATAGCATTCACCATGTtctttttatttggtgtttgttaattttaaaactttttaaaaaatactcaaagaagtaggagggagggagaaacacTAAACATAAACATTTCCAAGCACACATTGACAGAATTTAAAACAGGATTTAGTAAAAACTAGTAACCACTTTTGCAGAAGGTTAAGAGTTAAATCTCTTCAAAATACAGTTTTCTGGACATATGAATAGGCATTGTTAAATTTTACCTTGAGATTCCAGCAGCTTTTAAGatgtatatttctatatcccCATTATCATTTTATCCCACTGAAAATAACCTCATCTTCATCCCTGATTAATTATACCAAGCTCTATGCTCTTGAAAAGATCTTGAGAAAGATACCATATGATGCACTctataggtttttctttttttaatgtaaattttatGAATTTGACCAACTGCTTTTGGGGCTTTTGCTAATTTCTGACATAAACAAATGTTTCATACTATCCCTCAAAGTCCCTCTATTGGCAGGTCAGAACTTGGGCTTGGGTATCTCTTCTTGCCAGAGGTCATCCTTCTGATGCAGAAACTTTCCCTCTTACTTGTCAGCTTCAACTAATGGACACAATAACTTCAGACTTCTTGAACTCACAAGTTCACCTCTAAGCTTGAAAACTTCCATCTCAAGATTGCTATCTGGTCAACCTTacttagaaaagaaacaaaaaaccagaGGAGTCAGCGGGGTCTCTGAGATCCCATCTCAAGTTTGCCTAGGCAGGACTTAATGATAACTTTAACCGCCATGGATCCTTTGCCACATGGCAGCTTGGTGGTCTGTAGTCCCTCACAAGAAGAGTCTTGAAAGTTCTTGCCATGCTCCCCACatataggaaaaagagaaaggcagttacaggtggttttttttttaatttttatattatacttttaaaatatccactgagtcatcagcAATTCCTTCCCAGTGGTCAATAAGGATATTACCTTATCAGGAGCAGTGAGGGGCTATGTTATTCTCAAAGCACTCAAGCACTAAGCTAATCCACCTGGTCAACTGAAATTAGGCAGGGAAGTCAGTctatgagtatttattaagcacctactgtgtgccagttactacgataagcactgaggatacaaagaaaggtataagcagcccctgctctcaataaGCCCATGAACTCTTCAATCTTGAGTTACACTGAGATCATGATActattttgagagagagagagagagagacagagacagagacagagagagagagaaacaggaaaagggagatagaaaaagaggaagacagacagataggcagaaagacagagacagagagacagataggcaGAGAGATAAACATGTTTTTAAAGCTTCTCTTGGCACCCCATGCTCAACATTGGTTAGTTCATAGGGATTTAGGGgttggctctggagaagaaagtgaggctagtgacctttcatagccctctctcactcaaatcaaagtcaactacaagtcatgtcatcatcttcctgctgtcatggtccccttcaagaacggacaaacacaacctgtgagtactCCGAGCTGCCTGAAGGgggacccagctagttgggtaactcagctcatccgctctctctctctgtctctctctgtctctctctgtctctctctgcctctgtctcttcctttctctatctctctgtgtcttctctctagctagttgggtaactcaactcatcctctctctctctctctctctctctctctctctctctctctctctctctctctctctctctctctttctctcatacaTTTGACAACAGTAAGTTCCTACCCAAGAACCATTTAATGTATATTTCAGAGGCATTCCTGCCTCAGAATGAATGTTAGTAGCAACTGTCTCTCTTTGGCCCAGCAACCCAGAGGCttttcccctcccactttgatttttttttcttattcaaggGGCcattgactcacttcttaaagatgcCTTTTCACCTAATTGTGAATTTCACTCTAAGTGAAAACCTGAGAAGACCTTAAGCCTAAAAGGGCTAGGGtgtcccattgtatcctgggccatctccagtcatcctgatggctACCTGGCCACTAGACCCGCAtgtctctggagaagaaagtgaggctgatgaccttgcacagccttccctcactcaaattcaagtcaactgatgtcatggtcctctttgagaatgaagaaccaACACAACACAACAAGGAAATTAGTGGGTCCATCCAGTCTCTCTAACTGAGTTTCTCTACTTAATGTTCCTGTCAAGGTTTCTCTGATTTATGTTACTCCTGTAATTCATGTTACTTTCATCCCTCTAAGGACAAATCAGGGTGGTAGCAAACAGAGAACAATGAGAATAACTAATAAAAActttaaattctttgtaaaaaGTAAATGTCATAGAGACAATCTCTGTTAATGACTTAGAATGAAGTTTGATTTGAGTTTACAGGAGCATATTCCTGTAAAAGATCACTGAATATCAGCACTATAAGGTGCTGGTGAGTCTAATCCTCTTAtgtaacagatgagaaaacagggggCCCAAAGAGGTGAGAAGGACTCTGCCAAGGTTTTGGCATTTGAGCACACACCTTCTCATCCATTCTCACATTCTTTCTACCTTTGCTCTGTCTTTCTTGAGAAAGGGCTCAAGATTTCTTGTAAAAGTTGAAAACCTTGGCTCACCTTAGCACCATAATATGAACTATAATGGGAGCTGAtgcttatatagcactttaagtaaGACAAAGCCGTTAGCTTAATtacttcatttcatcctcataacagccctacTTCCACATCTGTGAACtggagattataatagcacctaccttccagaggtTANNNNNNNNNNNNNNNNNNNNNNNNNNNNNNNNNNNNNNNNNNNNNNNNNNNNNNNNNNNNNNNNNNNNNNNNNNNNNNNNNNNNNNNNNNNNNNNNNNNNNNNNNNNNNNNNNNNNNNNNNNNNNNNNNNNNNNNNNNNNNNNNNNNNNNNNNNNNNNNNNNNNNNNNNNNNNNNNNNNNNNNNNNNNNNNNNNNNNNNNNNNNNNNNNNNNNNNNNNNNNNNNNNNNNNNNNNNNNNNNNNNNNNNNNNNNNNNNNNNNNNNNNNNNNNNNNNNNNNNNNNNNNNNNNNNNNNNNNNNNNNNNNNNNNNNNNNNNNNNNNNNNNNNNNNNNNNNNNNNNNNNNNNNNNNNNNNNNNNNNNNNNNNNNNNNNNNNNNNNNNNNNNNNNNNNNNNNNNNNNNNNNNNNNNNNNNNNNNNNNNNNNNNNNNNNNNNNNNNNNNNNNNNNNNNNNNNNNNNNNNNNNNNNNNNNNNNNNNNNNNNNNNNNNNNNNNNNNNNNNNNNNNNNNNNNNNNNNNNNNNNNNNNNNNNNNNNNNNNNNNNNNNNNNNNNNNNNNNNNNNNNNNNNNNNNNNNNNNNNNNNNNNNNNNNNNNNNNNNNNNNNNNNNNNNNNNNNNNNNNNNNNNNNNNNNNNNNNNNNNNNNNNNNNNNNNNNNNNNNNNNNNNNNNNNNNNNNNNNNNNNNNNNNNNNNNNNNNNNNNNNNNNNNNNNNNNNNNNNNNNNNNNNNNNNNNNNNNNNNNNNNNNNNNNNNNNNNNNNNNNNNNNNNNNNNNNNNNNNNNNNNNNNNNNNNNNNNNNNNNNNNNNNNNNNNNNNNNNNNNNNNNNNNNNNNNNNNNNNNNNNNNNNNNNNNNNNNNNNNNNNNNNNNNNNNNNNNNNNNNNNNNNNNNNNNNNNNNNNNNNNNNNNNNNNNNNNNNNNNNNNNNNNNNNNNNNNNNNNNNNNNNNNNNNNNNNNNNNNNNNNNNNNNNNNNNNNNNNNNNNNNNNNNNNNNNNNNNNNNNNNNNNNNNNNNNNNNNNNNNNNNNNNNNNNNNNNNNNNNNNNNNNNNNNNNNNNNNNNNNNNNNNNNNNNNNNNNNNNNNNNNNNNNNNNNNNNNNNNNNNNNNNNNNNNNNNNNNNNNNNNNNNNNNNNNNNNNNNNNNNNNNNNNNNNNNNNNNNNNNNNNNNNNNNNNNNNNNNNNNNNNNNNNNNNNNNNNNNNNNNNNNNNNNNNNNNNNNNNNNNNNNNNNNNNNNNNNNNNNNNNNNNNNNNNNNNNNNNNNNNNNNNNNNNNNNNNNNNNNNNNNNNNNNNNNNNNNNNNNNNNNNNNNNNNNNNNNNNNNNNNNNNNNNNNNNNNNNNNNNNNNNNNNNNNNNNNNNNNNNNNNNNNNNNNNNNNNNNNNNNNNNNNNNNNNNNNNNNNNNNNNNNNNNNNNNNNNNNNNNNNNNNNNNNNNNNNNNNNNNNNNNNNNNNNNNNNNNNNNNNNNNNNNNNNNNNNNNNNNNNNNNNNNNNNNNNNNNNNNNNNNNNNNNNNNNNNNNNNNNNNNNNNNNNNNNNNNNNNNNNNNNNNNNNNNNNNNNNNNNNNNNNNNNNNNNNNNNNNNNNNNNNNNNNNNNNNNNNNNNNNNNNNNNNNNNNNNNNNNNNNNNNNNNNNNNNNNNNNNNNNNNNNNNNNNNNNNNNNNNNNNNNNNNNNNNNNNNNNNNNNNNNNNNNNNNNNNNNNNNNNNNNNNNNNNNNNNNNNNNNNNNNNNNNNNNNNNNNNNNNNNNNNNNNNNNNNNNNNNNNNNNNNNNNNNNNNNNNNNNNNNNNNNNNNNNNNNNNNNNNNNNNNNNNNNNNNNNNNNNNNNNNNNNNNNNNNNNNNNNNNNNNNNNNNNNNNNNNNNNNNNNNNNNNNNNNNNNNNNNNNNNNNNNNNNNNNNNNNNNNNNNNNNNNNNNNNNNNNNNNNNNNNNNNNNNNNNNNNNNNNNNNNNNNNNNNNNNNNNNNNNNNNNNNNNNNNNNNNNNNNNNNNNNNNNNNNNNNNNNNNNNNNNNNNNNNNNNNNNNNNNNNNNNNNNNNNNNNNNNN from Notamacropus eugenii isolate mMacEug1 chromosome 1, mMacEug1.pri_v2, whole genome shotgun sequence includes these protein-coding regions:
- the CSF2 gene encoding granulocyte-macrophage colony-stimulating factor, encoding MQKFFHLLLFSALIPSASLAPTTPKSREPDLETLIAQTLELSRNITTEPGKDREVKIVSEEFNRQEPKCIQTHIKTFSDGLHASDQAIKKNLEEIATRFNASSCPSLDETSCRLHITHHTELKTQLIQFLEEIPSDCQNLKPSSSAES